A region of Nitrospirota bacterium DNA encodes the following proteins:
- a CDS encoding prepilin-type N-terminal cleavage/methylation domain-containing protein, with translation MREQKGFTLIELAIVLVIIGIIIGAVLKGQDLIESARIKKFDNSLREWETAVWTYVDRKGTFPGDTNSNGIIGDTAASDYSAGEDIVNANFINSPDTNPLTVGSLQFYVFFGNDDDTVDKNVMVICANVDCDQTFDDSYVKYAESFDTVIDGSVGVGGTVACSDGAIAVTASNSGDADEGFIDAAITPAACSTSSEAMVYYFDRGNN, from the coding sequence AGAGAGCAAAAGGGCTTCACACTGATCGAACTTGCGATCGTCCTTGTCATCATCGGCATCATCATCGGCGCCGTTTTGAAGGGGCAGGATCTTATCGAATCAGCCCGTATCAAGAAGTTTGACAACAGCCTCAGGGAGTGGGAGACCGCTGTATGGACCTATGTTGACAGAAAAGGGACCTTCCCCGGCGACACTAACTCAAACGGCATCATAGGCGACACTGCGGCGTCAGATTATTCTGCAGGAGAGGATATTGTTAATGCCAACTTCATCAATAGTCCTGATACTAATCCTTTGACCGTAGGCAGTTTACAGTTCTATGTATTTTTTGGTAATGACGATGACACAGTGGACAAGAATGTTATGGTCATATGCGCAAATGTTGATTGCGATCAGACTTTTGATGATTCTTACGTCAAATATGCCGAGTCTTTTGACACGGTAATTGACGGTTCTGTTGGTGTTGGAGGTACTGTAGCGTGTAGCGATGGCGCAATAGCTGTAACCGCAAGTAACAGCGGCGATGCCGATGAAGGGTTTATAGATGCGGCAATAACACCGGCAGCCTGTTCTACCTCTTCTGAGGCTATGGTGTATTATTTTGACAGAGGCAACAACTGA
- a CDS encoding pilin glycosylation ligase domain-containing protein, which translates to MIKRTYFLILGLLFLVVFHITIRNFGSPLVLPVAYFIWITISGLVLLSVIQIFNEWKITFPRASIYILIFLLLVLQSALFNPIIDSHAFIFETAGFIGGIIFFISLHQFELTDDDKERLFYVIFISGMIEALISLFQYFNPNTGIFLIVIPAAKKIYGNFQHQNLLASYLATSVVISFYLITGEIFKGFNRWLKAMFYLVVLLMCFIIFLTGSRAGVIEAGAGVIILLAARYGRYRERLLYPAVWMLMIVFGISGSVAAEKYYYKRDSALSSVGHKIGMTMESVAGDEVTDARVPMYLTAVNMIEDKPLTGHGPGSFGSKFMHYRSRLAKEHPEYPYEVAFISHPHNEFLYRTAESGLLGGAGLLGVGVAFMVCLIKLGRERGGTYAAFLFPMAFDTQVSYSLYQSMPHWALFLFLLYLPSSYFIKEVKIRPAGLLKTGALTAAATLFVVITYLSITTLNAQIAMKKYQDHLLKENIIRPELLIPSLNNLYLRQIGIRLLMDAKLRAGLMRGDKKMLEEFVEFSREERKVYPRSVLYLREARALFDLGRRKEAYRLLEEGLSLYPGRADLTDTKKEFLIEETEEVMRSRMN; encoded by the coding sequence ATGATAAAGAGGACATATTTTTTGATACTCGGGCTGCTCTTTCTGGTGGTTTTCCACATAACTATCAGGAACTTCGGTTCCCCGCTTGTCCTTCCTGTGGCTTATTTTATCTGGATAACGATATCAGGGCTTGTGCTTCTCTCAGTGATACAGATATTCAATGAATGGAAGATAACATTTCCGCGCGCTTCCATATATATTCTTATTTTTCTGCTATTAGTGCTTCAGTCTGCCTTGTTCAACCCTATCATAGACAGCCATGCATTCATATTTGAGACGGCCGGGTTCATTGGCGGGATAATATTCTTCATATCCCTGCATCAGTTTGAACTTACGGATGATGATAAGGAGAGACTGTTTTATGTGATATTTATCTCCGGCATGATAGAGGCGCTGATAAGCCTGTTTCAATACTTTAACCCAAACACAGGCATCTTTTTGATAGTTATCCCTGCTGCAAAGAAGATCTATGGCAATTTCCAGCATCAGAACCTTTTAGCCTCGTATCTTGCGACATCCGTTGTGATATCGTTCTATCTCATAACCGGGGAGATTTTCAAGGGATTTAACAGATGGCTTAAGGCTATGTTTTATCTTGTTGTTCTGCTCATGTGCTTCATCATCTTCCTCACAGGCTCAAGGGCAGGAGTGATAGAGGCAGGGGCCGGAGTGATTATACTCCTGGCAGCGAGGTATGGGCGTTACAGGGAGAGGTTGCTCTACCCTGCCGTATGGATGCTGATGATAGTATTTGGAATATCCGGAAGTGTGGCTGCTGAGAAGTATTACTACAAAAGGGATTCCGCGCTCAGCTCTGTAGGGCATAAGATCGGCATGACGATGGAGAGCGTGGCAGGTGATGAGGTCACGGACGCAAGAGTGCCGATGTATCTTACCGCTGTAAACATGATTGAAGATAAGCCGCTAACAGGACACGGGCCTGGCAGCTTCGGCAGCAAGTTCATGCACTACCGAAGCAGGCTTGCCAAAGAGCATCCTGAATATCCTTATGAAGTTGCATTTATATCACATCCGCACAACGAGTTTTTATACAGGACTGCTGAGTCCGGCCTGCTGGGCGGTGCGGGGCTGCTGGGTGTCGGGGTTGCGTTTATGGTATGCCTTATCAAACTCGGCAGAGAACGGGGCGGAACTTATGCGGCTTTTTTATTTCCGATGGCATTTGATACTCAGGTGAGTTATTCCCTTTACCAGTCCATGCCGCATTGGGCGCTCTTTCTGTTTCTGCTTTACCTGCCGTCATCGTACTTCATAAAAGAAGTTAAAATAAGACCTGCCGGACTCCTGAAGACGGGCGCATTGACTGCCGCTGCTACGCTATTTGTGGTCATAACCTACCTCTCAATAACAACTCTCAATGCGCAGATAGCTATGAAAAAATATCAGGATCATCTTTTAAAGGAAAATATCATAAGACCCGAGCTCTTAATACCGTCTCTCAATAATCTCTATCTCAGACAGATAGGCATAAGGCTTTTGATGGATGCAAAGCTGAGGGCAGGGCTCATGCGGGGCGACAAAAAGATGCTTGAGGAGTTTGTCGAGTTTTCCAGAGAAGAGCGGAAGGTATATCCGCGTAGCGTGCTGTATTTGAGGGAGGCGAGGGCGCTCTTTGACCTCGGCAGAAGAAAAGAGGCATACAGACTTCTTGAGGAAGGACTGAGTCTTTATCCGGGCAGAGCTGATCTGACAGATACAAAAAAGGAGTTTCTTATTGAAGAGACAGAAGAGGTTATGCGCAGCAGGATGAACTAA
- a CDS encoding O-antigen ligase family protein, with the protein MHIPIPGIGGITATPQEYLIWVVILTIILFSLFRAIKDNAFVTPSYLRYFLVYLVLILSTAIFNPIMNTGIFVINVLRLLAAFIIWLSLHQFRLGEKEKEDILLLILVSAVIESLMVIIQPYAFTEYIPPVGGAFAQKNLFASWTATGIAISLYFITTKRFSGYEDIKKALIFSSAALMSAGLILASSRAGLLGASLAIMILLTTNWRRYSAIRKHLAIWFLVFALGIGGGFYLSASSSHSLKKEAEQGVRWLADTGQRSYAERLLMYRTSYEMFKQRPISGQGFSNFGSLYMYHQAEAAKENAGDKALIHDYISHPHNEFIYILAECGIVGISALIIALFGIWRILRRTGAGQAGIYAALLMPLIVHMMVEYPLKLSTVHYLLFIILLYMVTSNETKVRELKAGKGAAAAVMAIAGALYLGTTAYTFRTFEDYMNLVAFNIKFNEEKGRISEEHIKPAMENRYLRETAVPDYMYKKAIAAASDPEMNKGFIDKFLTWNEAEKLRRPVMRSFYTEGLLFYYIGSRDTDKPLFYLNKALSAIRQGLYLYPNDRYLTTLKERSSPKYVTGSMGLEPHPR; encoded by the coding sequence ATGCATATCCCGATTCCGGGGATAGGCGGTATAACTGCCACCCCGCAGGAGTATCTTATCTGGGTCGTGATACTGACAATTATTCTTTTTTCTCTCTTCAGGGCCATAAAAGATAATGCGTTTGTCACACCGTCATATCTCAGGTATTTTCTTGTTTATCTGGTACTTATTTTATCAACAGCAATATTTAATCCGATAATGAATACCGGCATCTTTGTAATAAATGTACTGCGGCTATTAGCTGCTTTTATAATCTGGCTCAGCCTGCATCAGTTCAGGCTCGGGGAGAAAGAGAAGGAAGATATTTTATTGCTAATACTTGTTTCCGCTGTTATCGAATCATTGATGGTGATTATCCAGCCTTATGCATTTACAGAATACATACCGCCTGTCGGCGGGGCGTTTGCGCAGAAGAACCTCTTTGCCTCATGGACAGCAACAGGAATTGCCATCAGCTTGTATTTTATAACAACTAAACGGTTCAGCGGATATGAAGATATAAAGAAGGCGCTGATTTTCTCTTCCGCGGCATTGATGTCTGCCGGCCTTATTCTCGCAAGCTCACGCGCCGGGCTTCTCGGAGCATCTCTTGCCATCATGATACTACTCACAACAAATTGGAGAAGATACTCAGCTATAAGAAAACATCTTGCAATATGGTTTCTGGTCTTTGCTCTTGGGATCGGGGGAGGGTTTTATCTTTCGGCCTCGTCGTCTCATAGCCTGAAGAAAGAGGCTGAGCAAGGGGTAAGGTGGCTTGCAGATACAGGGCAGAGGTCATATGCGGAGCGGCTTCTGATGTACAGGACTTCGTATGAGATGTTTAAGCAGAGGCCGATATCCGGTCAGGGTTTCTCAAATTTCGGAAGTCTCTACATGTACCACCAGGCAGAAGCTGCGAAGGAGAATGCCGGAGACAAGGCGCTCATTCATGATTATATATCCCATCCGCACAATGAGTTTATTTATATATTGGCGGAGTGCGGGATTGTCGGGATATCGGCACTTATCATTGCGCTTTTCGGTATCTGGAGGATACTCAGAAGGACAGGTGCAGGGCAGGCAGGGATATATGCCGCGCTGCTCATGCCGTTGATTGTGCATATGATGGTTGAGTATCCGCTTAAGTTATCGACTGTACATTATCTTCTGTTTATTATCCTTTTATATATGGTTACATCCAATGAGACAAAGGTTAGGGAGTTGAAGGCAGGCAAGGGCGCAGCAGCGGCTGTCATGGCAATTGCCGGAGCGCTATATCTCGGAACAACAGCATATACATTCAGGACATTCGAGGATTATATGAACCTTGTTGCCTTCAATATCAAGTTCAATGAAGAAAAGGGAAGAATTTCTGAAGAGCACATAAAGCCTGCGATGGAGAATAGATATCTTCGGGAGACTGCTGTGCCAGATTACATGTATAAAAAGGCGATCGCCGCAGCTTCTGATCCTGAGATGAACAAAGGCTTTATAGATAAATTTCTGACATGGAATGAGGCTGAGAAGCTGAGAAGGCCTGTGATGAGATCGTTTTATACAGAAGGCCTGCTCTTCTATTATATTGGAAGCCGTGACACAGACAAGCCCCTTTTTTATTTGAATAAGGCTTTGAGTGCTATTAGACAAGGGCTGTATCTTTATCCTAATGACAGATACCTGACCACATTAAAAGAGAGGTCATCACCCAAATATGTGACCGGGAGCATGGGCTTGGAGCCACATCCCCGGTAG
- a CDS encoding O-antigen ligase C-terminal domain-containing protein, with translation MNKDTFKNLCLVVLYLLFLAIIHINIRNLGGSVVNPVAYMVWMAVSAVVLLALMQAFLQDVGILVIPKITAYILLFAALFLLPAIFNPITDAHSFIFKNLGLAGGIIFFISLHQFNFSDEQKEKLLYVIFLSAVIEAGIGLAQYLAPWARIPMLAFSTTGDVFGNFQHQNVLASFLATSIVISLYALTAPLFRRADRWGKAGFFIAVTVISFILFITGSRAGLIGLFLGCVTLLITRYRLFKTAPLYLLIWTLAVTAGLGLNLSSEKYLYQKERGVFSAAKKLQTASESFMAEKAGDPRILMYRVSLEMIKDSPVFGHGPGGFKSKYVFFRRQFTENMSSRPSLNTFTYYPHSETLFILIESGLAGGLGLIIISAAFLMYIFRLGMERGGLYASLLLPLTFHSQVEFPFYQSAVHWALFLFLCYLVSSHFVREVNFKIERRLRIALLTASVCVFMLTNIFMARTLSANIKLTEYYRLLTSEGVSRMKLAEPALNNLYLGQSAQRMLMDFGLGMALGKDDKKFLNEFVQWAEEERTRFPHFMLYEGEARALSALEKKDEAFKLLDEGLSLYPDNETLLNAKKELELTSGL, from the coding sequence ATGAATAAAGACACCTTTAAAAATCTCTGCCTCGTCGTATTATATCTTCTTTTCCTGGCCATTATACATATTAATATCAGGAACCTCGGCGGTTCTGTTGTTAATCCGGTTGCTTACATGGTATGGATGGCGGTTTCAGCTGTTGTCCTTCTTGCTTTGATGCAGGCCTTTCTTCAGGATGTCGGCATTCTTGTCATTCCTAAAATAACGGCCTATATTCTGCTCTTCGCAGCTCTCTTTCTTTTGCCGGCCATATTCAATCCGATAACTGACGCGCACTCCTTTATCTTTAAGAACCTGGGACTGGCAGGCGGCATTATATTTTTTATCTCCCTGCATCAGTTTAATTTCTCTGATGAGCAGAAGGAAAAACTTTTATATGTGATATTTTTGTCGGCTGTTATTGAGGCAGGCATCGGACTTGCGCAGTATCTTGCTCCGTGGGCAAGGATACCGATGCTGGCATTCTCTACAACAGGTGATGTTTTTGGTAATTTTCAGCACCAGAATGTGCTTGCCTCTTTTCTTGCCACCTCAATCGTTATCTCTCTCTATGCGCTGACAGCGCCTTTATTCCGCAGAGCTGACAGATGGGGTAAGGCGGGATTTTTTATTGCCGTTACAGTCATTTCCTTTATCCTGTTTATCACAGGGTCAAGGGCAGGGCTCATAGGATTGTTTCTGGGTTGCGTAACGCTATTAATAACGAGGTACAGGCTTTTCAAGACAGCGCCTCTCTATCTTTTAATATGGACGCTTGCAGTGACTGCAGGGCTGGGACTTAACCTTTCTTCCGAGAAATATCTTTATCAAAAAGAGCGCGGCGTCTTCTCTGCCGCAAAGAAACTTCAGACCGCGTCAGAGAGCTTTATGGCTGAAAAAGCAGGCGACCCGAGAATACTGATGTACAGGGTATCACTTGAGATGATCAAAGACAGTCCTGTTTTCGGGCATGGGCCTGGCGGGTTCAAGAGCAAGTATGTATTTTTCAGGCGGCAGTTTACCGAAAATATGAGCAGCCGCCCGAGCCTGAATACATTTACATATTATCCGCACAGCGAAACACTCTTTATCCTCATAGAATCAGGTTTGGCAGGAGGCTTGGGACTGATAATAATATCTGCGGCCTTTCTGATGTATATATTCAGGCTTGGCATGGAGAGAGGCGGCTTGTATGCCTCTCTTTTATTGCCGTTAACTTTTCACTCTCAGGTCGAATTTCCGTTCTATCAATCTGCTGTTCATTGGGCGCTCTTTTTGTTTTTATGCTATCTTGTGTCTTCTCACTTCGTGCGTGAAGTGAATTTTAAGATTGAACGCCGGCTGCGGATCGCGTTGTTAACTGCATCTGTATGCGTATTCATGCTTACAAATATTTTTATGGCAAGGACGCTGAGCGCGAATATCAAACTGACTGAGTATTACAGGCTTTTGACTTCAGAGGGTGTGAGCCGCATGAAGCTTGCTGAACCTGCGCTGAATAATCTGTATCTTGGCCAGTCTGCCCAGAGGATGCTGATGGATTTCGGGCTTGGGATGGCGCTCGGTAAGGATGATAAAAAATTCCTGAATGAGTTTGTCCAATGGGCTGAGGAGGAGAGAACCCGCTTCCCGCATTTTATGCTTTACGAAGGCGAGGCAAGGGCTTTGTCCGCGCTTGAAAAAAAAGATGAGGCATTTAAACTCCTTGATGAGGGGCTGAGTCTTTATCCTGACAATGAAACATTACTAAATGCGAAGAAAGAATTGGAGTTAACGAGCGGGCTTTAA